In Dyadobacter sp. NIV53, a single window of DNA contains:
- the rsmG gene encoding 16S rRNA (guanine(527)-N(7))-methyltransferase RsmG translates to MELIKKYFPDLTASQMDKMAQMEELYQFWNAKVNVISRQDIDTLYERHILHSLGIAKVIQFKSGTSILDVGTGGGFPGIPLAIMFPDVQFHLVDSIGKKVRVVQEIAQALELTNVKAEQIRAEKLEDEYEFVVSRAVTRLTPFTGWVRKNISRNSFHSLRNGILYLKGGDLTEEIAELNLKTRVYELSDYFKEEFFQTKKVVYVPL, encoded by the coding sequence ATGGAATTAATTAAAAAGTACTTCCCCGACCTGACAGCTTCCCAAATGGATAAGATGGCTCAGATGGAAGAATTATATCAGTTTTGGAATGCAAAAGTAAATGTAATATCCCGGCAGGATATTGACACCTTATACGAACGGCACATTCTGCATTCCCTGGGCATTGCAAAAGTCATACAGTTTAAGTCTGGTACGAGTATTCTTGATGTAGGAACAGGTGGTGGTTTTCCGGGTATTCCGCTTGCCATAATGTTTCCGGATGTACAGTTTCATCTGGTAGACAGCATTGGAAAAAAGGTCAGGGTGGTGCAGGAAATAGCCCAGGCACTGGAATTGACAAACGTAAAAGCAGAGCAGATACGCGCCGAAAAGCTGGAAGATGAATACGAGTTTGTTGTCAGCCGTGCAGTTACCCGCTTAACGCCATTCACCGGCTGGGTTCGGAAAAATATAAGCCGCAATTCGTTTCACTCGCTCAGGAACGGTATTTTATACTTAAAAGGCGGAGACCTGACAGAGGAAATTGCAGAACTGAACCTTAAAACACGGGTGTACGAACTTTCTGATTACTTTAAAGAAGAATTTTTTCAAACCAAGAAGGTGGTATATGTACCTTTGTAG
- a CDS encoding glycosyltransferase, translated as MADYLLLALGTFVLIQLFYYFFFFTRLAFYENNTNYDCSTPGVTVLVCAWNERENLEELLPLLDAQEYNNFEVILLDDRSDDGSEEFIRAHINDWKHIRYIRINDQFEHVTPKKYALTVGMKQAKYPIALMTDADCRPFSNHWITAMTSRLSDERDIVLGFSPYLKQSGFLNWFIRCETFYTAVQYLSFTLAGMTYMGVGRNILYKRSVFFANKGFYTHRHVFGGDDDIFLNEVSTSSNTAISVESESFVYSTPKTTWKTWFKQKQRHLSVSKHYKPRNKVLLGLLSGAHVAVWTIGIFVLIFGIWQKDMPLLAVLGGTFTVRWLIQWFLLSRINNKLDKTVEGFSFLLMDFALFMYYIIFGFLAMIKRKPRTTWN; from the coding sequence GTGGCGGATTATTTACTCTTAGCACTAGGGACATTTGTGCTTATCCAGTTATTCTACTATTTCTTCTTTTTTACCCGCCTCGCATTTTATGAGAACAATACAAATTATGACTGTTCAACCCCGGGTGTTACCGTATTGGTTTGTGCATGGAATGAACGTGAAAATCTGGAAGAACTGCTTCCGTTGCTGGATGCACAGGAATATAATAATTTTGAGGTTATCCTGCTGGACGACCGTTCCGATGATGGCAGCGAAGAATTTATAAGAGCGCATATTAATGACTGGAAACATATCCGCTACATCCGGATCAACGATCAGTTCGAGCATGTAACTCCTAAAAAATACGCGTTGACAGTTGGTATGAAGCAGGCCAAATATCCGATCGCCTTAATGACCGACGCAGATTGCCGCCCTTTTTCCAATCACTGGATCACTGCAATGACCTCACGACTGAGTGATGAACGGGACATCGTTCTGGGTTTTTCTCCCTACCTGAAACAATCAGGTTTCCTTAACTGGTTTATTCGCTGCGAAACATTTTATACTGCTGTACAATACCTTTCATTCACCCTGGCCGGGATGACATACATGGGTGTTGGAAGAAATATCCTTTACAAAAGATCTGTGTTTTTTGCGAATAAAGGCTTTTATACCCATCGTCATGTGTTTGGCGGAGATGATGATATTTTTCTGAATGAAGTTTCTACCAGTTCCAATACTGCCATATCAGTCGAATCAGAATCCTTTGTTTATTCTACTCCAAAAACAACCTGGAAAACCTGGTTCAAACAAAAGCAGCGGCATTTGTCAGTCAGCAAACATTATAAACCAAGAAATAAAGTCCTGCTGGGATTGCTTTCCGGAGCACATGTAGCGGTTTGGACAATCGGAATTTTTGTTCTGATCTTTGGAATATGGCAAAAAGATATGCCCTTACTGGCGGTTCTTGGTGGTACTTTCACCGTTCGCTGGCTCATTCAATGGTTTCTATTGTCCAGGATTAATAACAAACTTGATAAAACTGTGGAAGGTTTTAGCTTTTTATTAATGGACTTCGCATTATTTATGTATTATATTATCTTCGGCTTCCTGGCGATGATCAAAAGAAAACCAAGGACTACATGGAATTAA
- a CDS encoding transposase — protein sequence MNDSYQALVRILLPEGILEYFELSKVVEAIPGLNIYLEEKNITPVEYKDEKLESKGFLPEIYIQDFPIRNQKVTLCIKRRRWEIRGTGEIISRDWKVVQQGTRIAKEFADFLKGMY from the coding sequence TTGAACGATTCATACCAAGCCCTTGTGCGTATCCTTTTGCCAGAAGGCATCCTAGAATATTTCGAATTATCCAAAGTCGTTGAAGCCATCCCAGGCTTGAACATCTATTTAGAAGAGAAGAATATTACTCCTGTCGAATATAAAGACGAGAAATTAGAGTCCAAAGGCTTCCTTCCAGAAATTTATATTCAGGACTTTCCTATTCGTAATCAGAAGGTTACACTCTGTATCAAACGTCGACGTTGGGAAATCAGGGGAACTGGCGAGATCATATCAAGAGACTGGAAAGTTGTGCAGCAGGGAACTCGAATAGCCAAAGAGTTTGCTGATTTTTTAAAAGGAATGTATTGA
- a CDS encoding transposase — MFSYNTGIHLSIDETALSNGELYTIVTNKAAKGKKGALVAMIKGTRAENVIDVLRKIPKRLRDKVKEVTLEMAANMNLIVKRCFIKAARVIDRFHVQKLAYDAVQEIRIKYRWEALDQENEAVKTAKESGINFEPEFLENGDTVKQLLARSRYLLFKHTDKWTASQLRRANLLFEHYPLIKKAYTISLDLGAIFRTCKSKEVAFKKLALWHNKVEDCGIDSFKTVSRSIQIHYLGILNFFNNKSTNASAESFNAKIKAFRSTSRGVRDISFFLFRLAKLYA; from the coding sequence TTGTTTTCTTACAATACAGGAATTCATTTAAGTATTGATGAAACAGCTCTGTCCAATGGAGAACTTTATACTATTGTTACTAACAAAGCAGCAAAGGGCAAGAAAGGCGCACTCGTTGCCATGATTAAAGGTACCCGGGCGGAAAATGTAATTGATGTTTTACGTAAAATCCCAAAGCGTCTCCGAGACAAAGTTAAGGAAGTAACGTTAGAGATGGCTGCCAACATGAACCTAATAGTAAAACGCTGTTTTATCAAGGCTGCTCGGGTGATAGATCGCTTCCATGTGCAAAAATTAGCATATGATGCGGTTCAGGAAATCAGGATAAAATACCGCTGGGAAGCACTTGATCAGGAAAATGAAGCAGTTAAAACAGCAAAAGAGTCTGGCATAAATTTTGAACCGGAATTTCTTGAAAACGGGGATACTGTTAAGCAATTACTAGCCAGAAGCAGGTACCTGCTATTTAAACATACAGACAAGTGGACAGCTTCGCAATTAAGAAGGGCAAACTTGTTGTTTGAGCACTACCCATTGATTAAGAAAGCCTATACCATATCGCTGGATTTGGGGGCCATATTTCGTACATGCAAGTCGAAGGAAGTGGCTTTTAAAAAGCTGGCACTTTGGCACAATAAAGTAGAAGACTGCGGAATAGATTCGTTTAAAACCGTCTCCAGATCCATTCAAATACACTATTTGGGAATCTTAAATTTTTTCAATAACAAAAGCACAAACGCTTCGGCGGAATCATTCAACGCGAAAATCAAAGCTTTTAGATCTACATCAAGAGGCGTCAGGGATATTTCATTCTTCCTTTTCAGGCTAGCGAAACTCTATGCATGA